Proteins encoded together in one Xenopus laevis strain J_2021 chromosome 6L, Xenopus_laevis_v10.1, whole genome shotgun sequence window:
- the nol7.L gene encoding nucleolar protein 7: MSPDSEDEEAPEEVTFQSARNQAADTARKERQAAKREKDLLKEKRKLKQERFAEQKRKKLLDEDILQTVSALPEKQDEGECVAQDKGGALINQQKKKKPRKRELKPKISLQENYKVVHLEDCRHKNLQQQKAKEFIQNALYGQVKNRTTANEFLSVASKKSAVKKPAFQFTDQSWGEAEKKKSEKFNLLWRDRKKL, from the exons ATGTCTCCGGATAGTGAGGATGAAGAGGCTCCCGAAGAGGTTACTTTCCAGAGCGCCAGGAATCAGGCGGCGGATACAGCGAGGAAAGAGCGCCAGGCTGCTAAGAG GGAAAAGGATCTTTTGAAAGAAAAGAGGAAACTCAAGCAAGAGCGCTTTGCAGAGCAAAAG AGGAAAAAGCTGCTTGATGAGGACATCCTGCAGACTGTGTCTGCTCTTCCAGAGAAACA GGATGAAGGTGAATGTGTTGCACAGGATAAAG GAGGTGCACTAATAAatcaacagaagaaaaaaaagccccGAAAAAGggaactaaaacctaaaatcaG TCTGCAAGAAAACTATAAAGTGGTGCACTTGGAAGATTGCAGACACAAGAATTTACAACAGCAAAAAGCAAAGGAATTTATCCAGAATGCGTTATACGGGCAAGTAAAGAACAGAACTACAG CCAATGAATTTCTTTCTGTCGCAAGCAAAAAAAGTGCGGTGAAGAAGCCTGCCTTTCAATTTACTGACCAGAGCTGGG GtgaggctgaaaaaaagaaatctgaaaaattcaatcTTCTTTGGAGAGACAGAAAGAAACTATGA